The sequence TGGTGGCGCGTTTGGTCACGTCGGGCAGCACGCCGACCATGCCGATGGTGGGGGTGGGGTGGATGGCGACGCGTTCGTCCCCTTCGGTGTACTGGTTGTACAGGCTGACGTTCCCGCCGGTGACAGGGGTGTTCAGGGCGCGGCAGGCGTCGGCGATGCCGTGCACGGCGCGTTCCAGCTGGTAGTACACCTCGGGCCGGTGGGGGTTGCCGAAGTTGAGGTTGTCCGTGATCGCCAGTGGCGTGGCGCCCACGCAGGCGAGGTTGCGGGCGGCCTCGGCGACGGCGGCGGCAGCCCCGGTGTACGGGTCGAGGTACACGAAGCGCGGGTTGCAGTCGCTGGTCGCGGCGACGCCCATTCCGCTGCCCTTGACGCGCATGACGGCGGCGTCGGCGGCACCGGGTACGACGACGGTGTTCGTCATGACCTGATGGTCGAAGCGCTGATAGATGGGGCGCTTGCTGGCAATCGTGGGGTGGCTCAGCAGGTCGGTGAGGACCGCGCCGAGGTCGCCGGGGACGGGCACGCCGCTCAGGTCACGCTCGCGCTTCGCCTTGATCTCGTCGGATTCGATGCCCTCGCGGGTGTACTTGGGGGCCTCGTTCAGCAGGTCCACCGGCAGGTCGCAGACGACCTCGCCGCGCCACGTCAGGCGGTAGTTGGTGTGCCCCTCCACCTGCCCGATGGTCACGACGTCCAGTTCCCACTTGGTGAGCAGGTCCAGCAGGTCCTGCTCCTTGCCCGGCACGGGCACCAGGATCATGCGTTCCTGCGACTCGCTCAGGCACAGTTCCATGGGCACCATGCCGTCCTCGCGGGTGGGGACCAGATCGAGGTTCATGGTGATGCCCAGCCCGGCGCGGTACGCCATCTCGCAGGTGCTGCTCACCAGTCCGGCGGCGCCCATGTCCTGCACGCCCGCCACGACGCCCGCCTGGATGGCTTCCAGCGTCGCCTCCAGCAGCAGTTTCTCCATGAACGGGTCGCCCACCTGCACGGCCGGGCGGTCCGCCTGAGACGCGTTGCTCAGGTCGGCGGACGCGAACACCGCGCCGCCCAGCCCATCACGCCCGGTCTTCGACCCGACGTACACGATGGTGTTCCCGACCTCACCCATCGTCCCCTTCGCCAGATCCTCGTGGCGCAGCAGGCCCAACGCCATCACGTTCACCAGCGGGTTCTCCTGGTAGCTGGGGTGGAAGGTCACCTCGCCGCCCACCGTCGGCACGCCGATCGCGTTGCCGTAGTGCGCGATGCCCTCCACCACGCCGTTCAGCAGGAAGCGCGTCCTGGGGCTGTCCGGGTTCCCGAAGCGCAGGCTGTCCAGCACCGCGAACGGCCGCGCGCCCATCGCGAAGATGTCCCGCAGGATGCCGCCCACGCCCGTCGCCGCGCCCTGCACCGGCTCCACCGCACTGGGGTGGTTGTGGCTCTCCATCTTGAACGCCACGCCCCACCCGTCCCCGATATCCACCACACCCGCGTTCTCACCGGGACCCTGCAACACCTGCGGCCCCGTCGTGGGGAAGTGCCGGAACAGCGGCCGCGAGTTCTTGTACCCGCAGTGCTCGCTCCACATGGCGCCCACGATGGCGGCCTCCAGCGCATTCGGCTCCCGGCCGATACGCGAGACGAGCAGGTCGAATTCTTCGGTGGACAGGCCAAACGTGCCCGCACGGTCGCGGAGGGTGGCGGCTTGCGTCATTGAAGCTCCTTGCAAACCCGGGCGCGGCCCGGGCGGGGATGGATCGGGAGTGGGAAAGAGGAGGTGCGGGTCACGCCTGCGATTTCAGCAGCAGGTTCAGCTGTCCGCGGTGGTAGCCGACGTGGCGCAGCTGCATGCCGAGGGCGAGGCGGCGGGGGCGGGTGCCGCCCGGGGTGGCGGCGCTGAAGACCTCGCCGTCCAGGGCGCTGTCGCCCGCCCGTTCCAGCCACGCGACGACCTGCGTGCCGGTCTCAATCAGCGCGGCCAGGATCTGCTCGCGCGGGTCGCTCTCGCGGACAGGCGCGGGCTGGGTGCCGAGCGCCTGCACGCGGGCGTTGTCCTCCCAGCCGAGGTGGTGGTAGTTCGGCGTGCGGTCGTCCAGGACCATCAGGCGCAGCCACTCGGCGATGTGCAGGGCGTGCCACGCGGGGCTGTGGCCCAGGCGGGGCGTGTGGAAGGCGTCGCCTGGCGCCTGCTCCAGCGCGGCGCGGAACAGGTCCAGTTCGCTGCGGAACTGCTCGGCCAGGTAGGCCGTCACCGCGCCCGCCTGGGGGGTCACCGGGACACCAGCGCGCCCTTCAGGCTGTCGAACAGGCCGCGGCCGTCCTCGCTGCCCAGCAGGGCCTCCACGGCCCGCTCGGGGTGGGGCATCATGCCGAGCACGTTCCCGCGTTCACTGACGATCCCGGCGATGTCGTTCAGGCTGCCGTTCGGGTTGTCGGTGTACCGGAACACGACCTGCCCCTCGCCCTCCAGCCGCGCGATCGTCTCGGGGTCGGCGTAGTAGTTGCCTTCACCGTGCGCGATGGGCACCTCGATGACCTGCCCTGTCGTGTACGCGCCGGTGAACGCCGTGCCGGTGTTCTCCACGCGCAGGTGCACGGGGCGGCACAGGAAGTGCAGGTCACGGTTGCGGCTCAGCGCGCCGGGCAGCAGCCCGGACTCGGTCAGCACCTGGAAGCCGTTGCAGACGCCCAGCACGTACCCGCCGCGTTCGGCGTGCGCCTTGACGGCCTGCATGATCGGACTGCGCGCGGCAATCGCGCCGCTGCGCAGGTGATCGCCGTAACTGAACCCGCCGGGCAGGAACACCAGCTCCGTGCCCTGCGGGAGTCCGGCCTCGGTGTGCCACACGAACTGCGCGTCCTTATCGAGGAGCAACTGCGCGGCGTGCAGCGCGTCGCCGTCGCAGTTGCTGCCGGGAAACTGGATGACGGCCGTCTTCACGCCCCGACCAGCTCCTCACTCAGCTCCCAGCGGGCGTCCTCCATCACGGGGTTGCTCAGCACGTTCTCGGTGATGTCCTTCAGCTGCGCCTCCACCTCCGCGCGGCTGCCCGAGAGGGTCAGTTCGATGTACTTCCCGACGCGCACTCCACTCACGTTCCCGTGATCCAGGTGCGACAGCGCCCGCTCCACGGTGCGCCCCTGCGGGTCGAGAATGCTGGGCTTCAGGGTCACGAACACTTTCGCTTTAAAGGTGGACATGGTGGGGCTCCTTCGGAGGGCAGATGGCAAGAGGCTGATGGCAGATGGTCAGGAGTGCTGGCGCAGGTGGATCGTGGCGGTCGGCCATCGACCTTCAGCCATTCGCGCCCGGCGCGGTCACGCGCCGGAGCATCTCGGCGTAGGCGTCTTCCACGCCGCCGAGGTCGCGGCGGAAGCGGTCCTTGTCCATCTTCTCGTTCGTCTGGGCGTCCCAGAAGCGGCAGGTGTCGGGGCTGATCTCGTCGGCCAGGACGACCGTGCCGTCCGCCAGCGTGCCGAATTCCAGCTTGAAGTCGATGAGGCGCACGCCGCGCGCCGCGAAGTACGGCACGAGGAACGCCTGCACGTTCAGTGCCAGCTCCCGGATGCGCGTCAGCTGCTCGGGGGTGGCCCAGCCGAGCGCGACGGCGGTGTCCGTGTTGATCAGGGGGTCGCCCAGCGCGTCGCTCTTGTAGCAGTACTCCACGACCGGGCGGGAGAGTTCGGTGCCTTCCTCGACGCCCAGGCGTTTGCTGAACGACCCGGCGGCGACGTTGCGCACGATGACCTCCACGGGGATGATCGTCACGGCCCGCACGAGCTGCTCGGTCTCCGACAGCTGCCGGATGAAGTGGGTGGGCACGCCCGCCGTTTCCAGCTGCGGGAAGAGGTGCGCGGTGATCGCGTTGTTGATCGCGCCCTTGCCCCCGATCTGGGCTTTCTTGACGCCGTTGAAGGCGGTCGCGTCGTCCTTGTACTCCACCACGTACTCGTTCGCGTCGGGGGTGGCGTAGACGCGCTTGGCTTTCCCCTCGTACTTCAGTTCGCCTCTACCGGTCATACGCCCTCCGTGGGGAGCGCGCGCTCCCCGGAATGTAGGAAACGCGTCCCCCGAAGCAGAGCGGGGCGACGCTGAAATGTCGCAGTGCTGAGCATGTGCAGGCCTCCATCGCCGTCTCTCGGACGGGCTTACCGCTCCCGGTGCGTGGGGTGCGGGGCGTCTCACAGGACGCGGGTGGAAGAGAAGATGTATGCCCGCCCGGGTAGGGCGGTCACCGCTGCGCAGCGTAACACCCCCGCATGAGCCATATGCCGGGGTGTTCAGAGGACTTGGACGAACCCCCTGCCGGGGGCGTGCCCCGATGGCGTGGCCGGAGATGGCGTGGGCAGAGGGGCAGGCCACCGGTCCGCCCGCGCCGCGCCCCTGCAACCCGAGTCCGGGTCAGGAGTCTTGCTCATACGGACTCCGGTTGAAAGGTTTGCAAAAACTTTCAACCCGAGCGGACGCGAGCAGGAGAAGAACGGGTTCCGGGCGTGGAGTTGGCAACCCGGTGCGGTTCCGGGTTGTCAACGAAACAGACGGAATCCGTATCAGTCGTCGCTGGCGCTGGCCGCCCCTGCCTTCTTCCGCGCGACCTCCTCGCGGACCTCCGCGACGAGGAACGTGCAGGCCTCCGCGCAGGGCATCCCGCCCGGCACGCCGTCCAGAAACGAGTGCGTCAGGCGCTCCCCGGCCCACAGGCGCGTGCGCAGGCAGGCGGCACACACCCGCCCGGCCACCCGCTCGACCTGCTCGGGCACGGCGCGCTGCACCTTCGCGTAGATGCCGGTCTGCCGCCGCGCGGTCGTCGCCCACGGCGTGGGCCGCAGCGCGTGGCACG comes from Deinococcus sedimenti and encodes:
- the purL gene encoding phosphoribosylformylglycinamidine synthase subunit PurL; translation: MTQAATLRDRAGTFGLSTEEFDLLVSRIGREPNALEAAIVGAMWSEHCGYKNSRPLFRHFPTTGPQVLQGPGENAGVVDIGDGWGVAFKMESHNHPSAVEPVQGAATGVGGILRDIFAMGARPFAVLDSLRFGNPDSPRTRFLLNGVVEGIAHYGNAIGVPTVGGEVTFHPSYQENPLVNVMALGLLRHEDLAKGTMGEVGNTIVYVGSKTGRDGLGGAVFASADLSNASQADRPAVQVGDPFMEKLLLEATLEAIQAGVVAGVQDMGAAGLVSSTCEMAYRAGLGITMNLDLVPTREDGMVPMELCLSESQERMILVPVPGKEQDLLDLLTKWELDVVTIGQVEGHTNYRLTWRGEVVCDLPVDLLNEAPKYTREGIESDEIKAKRERDLSGVPVPGDLGAVLTDLLSHPTIASKRPIYQRFDHQVMTNTVVVPGAADAAVMRVKGSGMGVAATSDCNPRFVYLDPYTGAAAAVAEAARNLACVGATPLAITDNLNFGNPHRPEVYYQLERAVHGIADACRALNTPVTGGNVSLYNQYTEGDERVAIHPTPTIGMVGVLPDVTKRATMDLKGEGHTLYLIGEHADSIGASQYLETVHGLEAGHVPTLDLTREQAVIDATLHLIRAGLTDTAHDCAEGGLAVALSEMAIAGNTGLTVTLNAPTTTHADALLYGEAHARILIATPDEAGTEAALNAQGVPYTRLGTTGGDTVTIALPTHHIHLSVTLSALTHAHTTPLAEILG
- a CDS encoding DinB family protein; its protein translation is MTAYLAEQFRSELDLFRAALEQAPGDAFHTPRLGHSPAWHALHIAEWLRLMVLDDRTPNYHHLGWEDNARVQALGTQPAPVRESDPREQILAALIETGTQVVAWLERAGDSALDGEVFSAATPGGTRPRRLALGMQLRHVGYHRGQLNLLLKSQA
- the purQ gene encoding phosphoribosylformylglycinamidine synthase subunit PurQ, which translates into the protein MKTAVIQFPGSNCDGDALHAAQLLLDKDAQFVWHTEAGLPQGTELVFLPGGFSYGDHLRSGAIAARSPIMQAVKAHAERGGYVLGVCNGFQVLTESGLLPGALSRNRDLHFLCRPVHLRVENTGTAFTGAYTTGQVIEVPIAHGEGNYYADPETIARLEGEGQVVFRYTDNPNGSLNDIAGIVSERGNVLGMMPHPERAVEALLGSEDGRGLFDSLKGALVSR
- the purS gene encoding phosphoribosylformylglycinamidine synthase subunit PurS; translated protein: MSTFKAKVFVTLKPSILDPQGRTVERALSHLDHGNVSGVRVGKYIELTLSGSRAEVEAQLKDITENVLSNPVMEDARWELSEELVGA
- the purC gene encoding phosphoribosylaminoimidazolesuccinocarboxamide synthase, which codes for MTGRGELKYEGKAKRVYATPDANEYVVEYKDDATAFNGVKKAQIGGKGAINNAITAHLFPQLETAGVPTHFIRQLSETEQLVRAVTIIPVEVIVRNVAAGSFSKRLGVEEGTELSRPVVEYCYKSDALGDPLINTDTAVALGWATPEQLTRIRELALNVQAFLVPYFAARGVRLIDFKLEFGTLADGTVVLADEISPDTCRFWDAQTNEKMDKDRFRRDLGGVEDAYAEMLRRVTAPGANG